One window from the genome of Acidobacteriota bacterium encodes:
- a CDS encoding DNA adenine methylase, which produces MGSMKRAQVTHDADHRAGNRALRPFLKWAGGKRQLLPALREFYPGKFKTYHEPFLGSGAVFFDLAESGALQRGRVRLTDVNADLIGCCLRLRDEPHAVIRHLRQLEAGYAAAPEEHYYRIRDEVFNPARAAITNGRHPRPEAYSPELAGMLIYLNRTGYNGLFRLNSSGLFNVPRGRYKNPRICDEENLRRVSSTLSELSVKIELLRFETVVKSARKGDFVYFDPPYAPLSATAHFTSYTSDGFDTEDQRELQRVVFELVRKGCHVVLSNSTAPEIKELYTDNAVAERLHIKAHTVPARRAINSNASRRGHVDEYIITNVPRRAV; this is translated from the coding sequence ATGGGCTCCATGAAACGCGCGCAGGTCACGCACGACGCGGACCACAGAGCCGGCAATCGGGCTTTGCGTCCGTTCCTGAAGTGGGCCGGCGGCAAGCGGCAGCTCCTTCCCGCACTTCGCGAGTTCTACCCCGGCAAGTTCAAGACGTACCACGAGCCGTTTCTCGGGAGCGGCGCCGTCTTCTTCGACCTCGCCGAGAGCGGCGCGCTGCAGCGCGGCAGGGTCAGGCTCACCGACGTCAACGCCGACCTGATCGGCTGCTGCCTCCGCCTGCGCGACGAGCCGCACGCGGTGATCCGACATCTCCGGCAACTCGAGGCGGGCTATGCCGCGGCGCCGGAGGAACACTACTATCGCATCCGGGACGAGGTCTTCAACCCGGCGCGCGCAGCCATTACGAACGGTCGTCACCCGCGGCCGGAGGCGTACTCGCCCGAGCTCGCCGGGATGCTCATCTACCTCAACCGCACCGGCTACAACGGTCTTTTCCGTCTGAACTCGAGTGGGCTTTTCAACGTCCCCCGCGGTAGGTACAAGAACCCCAGGATCTGCGACGAGGAGAACCTCCGGCGGGTATCCTCCACACTGTCGGAACTCTCCGTGAAGATAGAACTCCTCCGGTTCGAGACCGTCGTGAAATCGGCGCGGAAAGGCGACTTCGTCTATTTCGATCCGCCGTACGCTCCCCTGAGTGCAACCGCGCACTTTACGTCCTACACGTCGGATGGATTCGACACCGAGGATCAGCGCGAGCTTCAGCGGGTAGTGTTCGAGCTGGTGCGCAAGGGATGCCATGTGGTGCTCAGCAACTCGACGGCGCCGGAGATCAAGGAGCTGTACACGGACAACGCGGTAGCAGAGAGGCTCCACATCAAGGCGCACACCGTGCCGGCGCGCCGCGCCATCAACTCCAACGCGTCTCGCCGAGGGCACGTCGACGAGTACATCATCACGAATGTGCCGAGACGGGCGGTATAG